One Buteo buteo chromosome 5, bButBut1.hap1.1, whole genome shotgun sequence DNA window includes the following coding sequences:
- the SLC19A1 gene encoding reduced folate transporter, translating into MTEKDDDAKKPASETVLDQRWKLQVFYLCFYGFMTQIRPGESFVTPYLLGADKNFTQAEVTNVIIPVMTYSYMAVLVPIFLLTDYLRYKPVLVLQSLSHISIWLLLVLGTSVLAMQLMEFFYSVTMAARIAYSSYIFSLVTPSRYQRMASYSRSAVLLGVFTSSVLGQLCVTLGGVSFLTLSYISLGFVSFGLILSLFLERPRRSLFFNRPEGAVPTELDKMAGGDGGGGTRGWREAVLCRMLREVGALAKQPQLRLWSLWWVFNSAGYYLVLYYVQILWKEIYPTMDNRRVYNGGVDAASTLLGAGASLAAGYVKIRWRLWSELVIGVVTAFQAGLLLLMNTTSNIWLCYAAYVLFRGSYQFLVPLAIFQIATSLSKELCALVFGVNTFFAIVLKTIITIIVADKRGLGLSVHPQFYVYFGYFTLLAVVYLVAAVCVGIRHSRHKQLAEPALPKEPCQLLTEVPAQEQSLEAGTM; encoded by the exons ATGACCGAGAAGGATGATGATGCCAAAAAGCCGGCATCGGAGACTGTGCTGGACCAGCGCTGGAAGCTACAAGTCTTCTACCTCTGCTTCTATGGCTTCATGACACAGATCCGGCCCGGGGAGAGCTTCGTCACCCCGTATCTTCTGGGGGCTGACAAGAACTTCACGCAGGCAGAG GTGACGAACGTGATCATACCGGTGATGACCTACTCCTACATGGCTGTGCTTGTGCCCATCTTCCTGCTGACGGACTACCTGCGCTACAAGCCGGTGCTGGTGCTGCAGAGCCTGAGCCACATCTCcatctggctgctgctggtgttggGCACCTCTGTCCTGGCCATGCAGCTGATGGAGTTCTTCTACAGCGTCACTATGGCCGCCCGCATCGCCTACTCCTCCTACATCTTCTCCCTCGTCACCCCATCCCGCTACCAGCGTATGGCCAGCTACTCCCGCTCTGCCGTCCTCCTGGGCGTCTTCACCAGCTCCGTGCTGGGCCAGCTCTGTGTCACCTTGGGGGGTGTCTCCTTCCTCACCCTCAGCTACATCTCGTTGGGCTTCGTCAGCTTCGGCCTCATCCTCAGCCTCTTCCTCGAGCGGCCCCGGCGCAGCCTCTTCTTCAATCGGCCTGAGGGGGCTGTGCCCACCGAGCTCGACAAGATGGCCGGGGGGGATGGCGGTGGGGGGACGCGGGGCTGGCGGGAGGCGGTGCTGTGCCGTATGCTGCGGGAGGTGGGAGCGTTGGCCAAGCAACCCCAGCTCCGGCTCTGGTCCTTGTGGTGGGTCTTCAACTCGGCCGGTTACTACCTGGTGCTGTACTATGTGCAGATCCTCTGGAAAGAGATCTACCCCACCATGGACAACCGCCGGGTGTACAATGGAGGGGTGGACGCTGCCTCCACCCTGCTGG GGGCTGGCGCCTCCTTAGCTGCCGGCTACGTGAAGATCCGCTGGAGGCTGTGGTCGGAGCTGGTGATCGGGGTGGTGACAGCTTTCCAGgcggggctgctcctgctcatGAACACCACCAGCAACATCTGGCTGTGCTATGCTGCCTACGTCCTCTTCCGCGGCTCCTACCAGTTCCTGGTGCCCCTTGCCAT TTTCCAGATCGCTACCTCCCTCTCCAAAGAGCTCTGCGCGCTGGTCTTTGGAGTCAACACCTTCTTTGCCATCGTGCTGAAGaccatcatcaccatcatcgTGGCCGACAAGAGGGGCTTGGGCTTGTCCGTGCATCCCCAG TTTTACGTGTATTTTGGCTACTTCACACTGCTGGCGGTGGTCTACCTGGTGGCGGCCGTCTGTGTAGGCATCCGGCACAGCCGCCacaagcagctggcagagccGGCCTTGCCCAAGGAGCCGTGCCAGCTCCTCACCGAGGTGCCGGCacaggagcagagcctggaggcAGGCACCATGTGA